The window TCAGGTTGGGACCGTGGATAATGAGGATTTTAAGTTTCTTTTTTTTGATCATATCCATTACAGAACAGGAAAATATTTTTGTTTCATCGTTTTTGTAAGCCCGCTTTATCGTTGGGGGTACGCATCGCTCGCCCTTTTCGGGCCTCGTTTTCCCGATATCGCCTTGCGCAAAATTGGTTGCCCGGCGGGCGGGGGAACAAAAACGATCTCATAAAAACATTTCCCTGTTCTGTAATTCACAAATACCGCAAAATTTCCCACGCCGTCAGCGGCAAAACAGCCGCCCGCCCGATCCCTCTGATGCCGATATACCGTATTTTCTTTCCGACCCCCTTCTTGTCTGCCGCCATCACCCGCGCATAGGCCTTCTTCGAATAGGCGGGCCACCGGACCGGCAGACCCGTTTTTCTCAACAGATTGTAGAGCCGGCTCACCTCCGCCATCGGGCAAAGGCCGCGCTCGTAAGAGAGGATGGCCGAATAAACCATCCCCCGGCTCACCGCCTCGCCATGACGGATCTTCCGGTAGCCGGAAAGGGTCTCGACAGCGTGGCCGAGGGTATGACCAAAATTCAAAAGCGACCTTAAACCCCTTTCGCGTTCGTCCTTTGAGACAATTTCCGCTTTGATCTTTAAGGAGCGGCCGATGATTCTCTCCAGCGCATTATGATCGAGGTTCAAGATCTTTCCAATATTTTTTTCCAGATACCCGAAAAATTGTTTGTCCCGGATGACGCCGTATTTGACCACCTCGGCAAGACCGCACAAAAACTCGCGGCGCGGAAGGATTTTTAAAAAATCGGTGTCGATCAGCACCCATGCCGGCTGATAAAAGGCCCCGACCAGATTTTTGCCGGAGCGGAGATCGACGCCGGTTTTTCCGCCGACGCTGGAATCGACCTGCGCGAGGAGGGTTGTCGGAACCTGAATATACGGAATGCCCCGCAACCAGGTGGCGGCGACAAACCCCCCGATATCGCCGACAACCCCTCCTCCCAGGGCGACAAGCCCTGTTTTCCGGTCAGCCTGAACCTTCACGAGACGGTCATAAATCCCCGCCACCGTCTTCAGATTTTTGTGACGCTCTCCATCCGGGATGACAATCCAGGCGAGTGGTTTCGTTCTTTTTAAGATTCGCTCAATCCGGGAGCGGTAGAGCCGGGCAATCGTCCGATTCGTCAAGACAACAAAGCGGCCGGAGGGGAGATGTTTTTTCAACCCCCGCGGCAGATCGCGAACGGCCCCACGGCCAATGGTGATCGTGTAACTCCGACTGCCGAAGGGGACTCGAATTGTTT is drawn from Deltaproteobacteria bacterium and contains these coding sequences:
- the aroB gene encoding 3-dehydroquinate synthase — translated: MKTIRVPFGSRSYTITIGRGAVRDLPRGLKKHLPSGRFVVLTNRTIARLYRSRIERILKRTKPLAWIVIPDGERHKNLKTVAGIYDRLVKVQADRKTGLVALGGGVVGDIGGFVAATWLRGIPYIQVPTTLLAQVDSSVGGKTGVDLRSGKNLVGAFYQPAWVLIDTDFLKILPRREFLCGLAEVVKYGVIRDKQFFGYLEKNIGKILNLDHNALERIIGRSLKIKAEIVSKDERERGLRSLLNFGHTLGHAVETLSGYRKIRHGEAVSRGMVYSAILSYERGLCPMAEVSRLYNLLRKTGLPVRWPAYSKKAYARVMAADKKGVGKKIRYIGIRGIGRAAVLPLTAWEILRYL